The sequence GGAACATGATCACCGCCAGGGCCGAGCCGAGCCCGGCCTGATAGTAGGTGAAGGTCCGCATGTAGGCATAGATCGGGAGCGTGCGGATCTCGCGCCCGGCGCCGGCGCCCTCGCCCCAGAGCCACACGGTGTCGAACTTCGTGAACATCCAGATCCCGCGGAGCAGGATCACCACGAAGAGCACCGCCTTGAGCTGCGGGAGGGTGACGTGACGAAAACGCGCCCAGGCCGACGCCCCGTCCACCCGGGCCGCCTCGTAGAGCTCGGGCGGGACGGTCTGGAGCCGCGCCAGCACGCTGAGGATCACGAAGGGCGTGAACTGCCAGACGCTCATCACGATGAGGGAGGCCATGATGTAGTCGACGCTCAGCCAGACGACCGGCTGCCGGGCGAGTCCCCAGGCCACCAGGAGGTAGTCCACCAGCCCGTAGGTGTCGTTGAGCAGCCAGCGCCAGACGACGACCGCGACGATGGTCGGGATCATGTAGGGGAACAGCACGAGGGCCCGGACCGCCGTGCGTCCGGGGAAGGGCTGGTGGAGGACGAGGGCGGCCCCCACGCCCAGGGCGATCTGGAGGGCCGTCGTGCCGGCCGCATAGATCACTCCGCGCCACAGGCTGTCCCAGAACTCCTCGTCGTGCGCGACGTCGACGTAGTTCCGGAGCCCGATGAATTGCTCGGTCGGGAAGAACGAGTGCTTGTCGTGGAGGCTCAGCCAGCCCGCGTAGCCGACCGGGTAGAGGATCAGCGCCCCGATGAGGACGAGGCCCGGCAGCACTCCGAGGAAGCCGAGAGCGGCCGGCGACAGCCGGCGCCGCGGGCGACCGACCCCGGCCCGCACCCCGACCCTCTCCCCCCGGACGGAGGGAGAGGGGGTGGAGCACTCCACGGAGCTACTTCTTGAGGTATCCGGCCTTGACGAGCAGCTCCTCGACCCGCTTCTGGGCCTTGGTGGCGGCCTCGAGGGACGGCATCCCCTTCACCGAATCCAGGACCATGTCGACCAGGATGCCCGAGCCCATCACCTCGAGGAGGTAGGGCTTCCTCATGTCGTCCCACTCCATCACCAGGACGGGGCGGGTCCGGTCGGCCTTGAAGTAGGTCTCCTGCATGTCCACCCATGACCGCCACTTCTTGATGGCGGCGCTGTCGGTATATCGGGGATTCCGGTACGTGGACTTGATCATGGGGAGGAGGTGGATGGGCACCGTGTGGAGGTACCGGATGTAGTTGTCGTCCTTGTAGAAGAACTTGAGGAACTCCACCGCCTCCTCGGGATGCTTCGCCTGCTTGAAGACCATCCAGGGCTCGGAGTCGATCTGCGCCACCGACGTCTTGCCGGACGGCCCCACCACCTTGTCGGTCACCGCGAAGTGGTCGGGGTCGGCGATCTCCTTGGCCGCGTACTTTTCGATGTAGCCGGTGCCGCGGCCGTACGCCTGGTAGAGCATCGCGGCCTTGCCGTTGGCCAGGTTGGCGAAGGTATCGAGGTAGCCGTGGCTGGTCCAGCCCGGCGGGAGGACGGCGTTGAGCTTCTTGTAGAAGTCGAGCAGCTCGATCATCGGTTTCTCGACGAGCGTGGGCCGACCCTGGCCGTCGAACAGGCGTCCCCCGTTCGACCGAAGCAGCTCGCCGACCTGGATGTTCACGAAGAGGGGCTGGCCGGACAGGGTGAGCCCCCAGCGCACCACCTGGCCGTCCTTGATCTCCCTCAACGCTTCGGCCACCTGGACGAGCTCGTCCCAGGTCCGGGGCGGCTTGAGCCCCTTCTGGGCCAGTAGGTCCTTGCGGTAGACGAACACCGAGGCGGCGGCGGCATGGCCGACGCCGTAATACTTCCCCTCGAGCCGGCAGAGGTTCCGGAAGCCCTCGATCAGGTTGTCCTTGCCGAGCGATTCGACCAGGTCGTCCACCGGCCGGAGGAGCCCCTTGGCGGCGAAGGACGCGCAGGTGATGGCCTGGCCGTGGGAGGCCTCCGGGGGCGCGCCGGCGGCCAG is a genomic window of Candidatus Methylomirabilota bacterium containing:
- a CDS encoding sugar ABC transporter permease — protein: MRAGVGRPRRRLSPAALGFLGVLPGLVLIGALILYPVGYAGWLSLHDKHSFFPTEQFIGLRNYVDVAHDEEFWDSLWRGVIYAAGTTALQIALGVGAALVLHQPFPGRTAVRALVLFPYMIPTIVAVVVWRWLLNDTYGLVDYLLVAWGLARQPVVWLSVDYIMASLIVMSVWQFTPFVILSVLARLQTVPPELYEAARVDGASAWARFRHVTLPQLKAVLFVVILLRGIWMFTKFDTVWLWGEGAGAGREIRTLPIYAYMRTFTYYQAGLGSALAVIMFLMLMAATLVYFRLFWREEDAA
- a CDS encoding sugar ABC transporter substrate-binding protein, whose protein sequence is MARTTRILGLVVAVGLLVSAVQADAQDKKAVRIWHTETEPQTIAVLNQIIADFEKVRPDISVKMEALAWGDLEKKLTAALAAGAPPEASHGQAITCASFAAKGLLRPVDDLVESLGKDNLIEGFRNLCRLEGKYYGVGHAAAASVFVYRKDLLAQKGLKPPRTWDELVQVAEALREIKDGQVVRWGLTLSGQPLFVNIQVGELLRSNGGRLFDGQGRPTLVEKPMIELLDFYKKLNAVLPPGWTSHGYLDTFANLANGKAAMLYQAYGRGTGYIEKYAAKEIADPDHFAVTDKVVGPSGKTSVAQIDSEPWMVFKQAKHPEEAVEFLKFFYKDDNYIRYLHTVPIHLLPMIKSTYRNPRYTDSAAIKKWRSWVDMQETYFKADRTRPVLVMEWDDMRKPYLLEVMGSGILVDMVLDSVKGMPSLEAATKAQKRVEELLVKAGYLKK